The window agcttgtggaaggctacctgaaacatttgacccaagttaaacaatttaaaggcaatgctaccaaatacttattgagtgtatgtaaacttctgacccactgggaatgtgatgaaagaaataatatatatatatcgatAGATAtgtaaataacaccattctctctctatatatataaaaatatgttCCTTATCCATTGTTTCATCACGTAAATGTGATGGAATTATTAGGGAATTAAATCAAGGTCAGAATAccgtgtatctgtagacacacaccacatttaaatgtctttaatCTCCACCCCAAACAAATAGCATGGTATTAGCATGCTTAAATTCAGGGTCATAATATGCATAGAGGGAGAAGTGCAAACAACGGGAATTACGTTCCATTAAACTCGCCAGAGCTGGTGGACTGGTCTAGTGGGTTGTATGCTGGGCTTGATTGTCATGCTGCTGACATGACATGTTGGATTCAATCTTCTAACTGATCTCAGGGATGATGATTTCAGGCTAAATATGAGTGCTGGAGGCATGAGGTTAATGAAATTAAGATGTATATTTTTCTGTGTGGACATCTATAAAATAACTAGGGGCCATCCATTGGACAGGCTGTATGATAAACAAGATACTATGGTGTAATTCAGTAGACATTCAAACTTGACCTCTTTGCTCGTGATCTGTTAGATCACATGCATGAATGCTGCCCATTGTTTGAAGCGGTTTCTTTTGCCTTGGAGTGCTTTTGAGTCAAACAGGTATGGTAAATGGACAGAATTATGGGACAGAAAGGGGCACACCATGAGCAAAATATTGTTAGTGTAAAACTAAGGATAGTGTGGTTTCATGAGTTACAAAATGCAAATgacccatatacagtgccttctgaaagtattcaaaccccttgacattttccacattttgttacgttagactcattttaaaatgtattaaataaaaatactcatcaatctacacacaatacaccattatgacaaagtgaaaacaggtttttagaaatgtatatataaaataaaaaaattacaagtattcaagaccctttgctatgacactcgaaattgagctcaggtgcatcctgttttcattgatcatccttgagattctacaacttgattggagtccacctgtggtaaattcaattgattggacatgatttggaaaggcacctgtctacataaggacccacagttgacagtgcaggtcagagcaaaaaaaagccatgaggtcgaaggacttgtccgtagcgctccgagacaggattgtgtcgaggcacagatctgggaaagggtacaaataatttctgcagcattgaaagtccccaagaacacagtggcctccatcattcttaaatgggagaagtttggaaccaccaagactattcctagagctggccgcccggccaaactgagcaatcgggggagaagggcctcggtcaggaaggtgaccgagaacccgatggtcactcagacagagctctagagttcctctgtggagatgggagaaccttccagaaggacaaccatctctgcagcactccaccaatcaggcctttatggcggagtggccagacggaagccactcctcagtaaaaggcatgatagaccacttggagtttgccaaagtcacctaaagactcaaaccatgagaaacaagattatctggtctgatgaaaccaagatggaactctttggcctgaatgccaagcgtcatgtctggaggaaacctgacatcatccctatggtgaagtatggtggtggcagcatcatgctgtgagtatgtttttcagcagcagggactgagagactagtcaggatcgaggcaaagatgaacagagcaaagtacagagatccttgatgaaaacctgctccacagcACTCCTCAGGGTCTGACTGGGGTgaacgttcaccttccaacaggacaacaaccctaagcacacagccaagacaatgcaggagtgaatTCGGgacaagccagagcccggacttgaacccgatctaacatctctggagagacctgaaaataggtgtgcagcaacgctccccatccaacctgacagagcttgagaagattgcagagaagaatgggagaaactccccaaatacaggtgtggcaagcttgtagcgtcatacccaagaagatgtgatgctgtaatcactgccaaaggttcttcaacaaagtaaagggtctgaatacttatgttaatgtgatatttcatttttataatgagcaaaatgtttaaataaaataaaagtaattatggggtattgtgtatagattgatgaggacaaaaaatatttcaatcaattttagaataaagttgtaacgtaagaaaatgtggaacaagtcaaggggtctgaatactttccgaaggcaccgtcTAGGCAAGACAAGAAGCCAAAATGTGAGGTAAGCAATTATCTAGGCTGCAGCCTTTTCTCATTGTAATTCAGTTGATGTTAATAGTAATGACAGTATGAAGGCTTCATAGTGTTGTCTTTTGCTGACACAGTAACAATAAACCATGTTAAATCCATGCAAAACAGTTAATAGCAAGGACTTGTAATTCTACACCTCAAACATTCCCTGAaaagaaaaataataaagaaagACCACTGCAATAGTAAGATAATACCACTTGCCTGCCCTACATTCTAGTCATCAATCAGAGTCATCAATCAGAATTCGTTTTTCTTTAGTTGCATTTTATTCATAGTAATTTGAGTATTGCTCATGCAATGCGGCTAAGAGACCAGGGTGTGGACTGTGACTGCCAGCAGCTGTCTGCCAGTGCCTTTGCTAGCAGGATGAGAAGGTCTTCCAAAATAACTTCTTACAGGGGAATCTCACTTTGGCAGGAACTTGAGCTCTGAGAGATCTGTCCTGCAGCTCTCTGTGGAGCTGTTGATCCAGATACATATACTTGGACGTCAGCTCATTCAGCCCCGACAATGTCTTCAACAGGTCCCTCTGCTCCACGGTCAACTCCTGGACCAAAATAAATTTTTTGTCATGTATTATTAAATTATATAGGTGAATTTGATTTGCACAGCATGATCCTGGATGGAGGGAGTTGACACTTCATTAAGTCCTTGTTAGGTTGCATCCAATGGATGACTTCCTCTCAGCCAGGTTTGCTGTCAGAAAGGTTTCTAAGGGCTCTAATCAATCCACATCGCGGGACTTTAGCATAACAGCGTGATTGGAATTTAACGGCAATGTTTCCACTTTAGCGGAGACTGTATTCACCGTAAACGCGGAATATGTTGGCTCAATCTGAAATTACCTTTATATTTCTATCACGGAATCTAATGCTTCAGcgttacagattgaatagaggccTAAATCACGTGTCAACTACTACCAGCCAGGACACGTTGCTCTGTGACTCAAACCGACTTTAAGCGTGTATCCAGTAACAACTATCTGTAGTTGACCTGAATATCGGCATTTGTGGTTGCAATTCATGGTTCATGCTTGATATTACAACACAACGAACATGCAACATCAAGTGTGGTGTCATAGCTCAACTTTAGAACTGTACCACAAAACTATGAGCTGTCCCCAAAAGTCTAAATTGACATATGTAGAAACTAACATTTTCATACCAAACCTTCAAACACGCTATTGAGTTTAATAAGGAGTGATTATTATCAACTCACCCGGTTGTGCTGCAATCCTAGGTTATCCTCTATGGGAAGTGCCGTTGTCTCCTGTCCACACCACACCATGAGGACGAAGGGTACTAAACTCACCAGCACCCTCATGATCATCACTTTCTTGAAGCTGCTGCAGGTCTCGTGGCACAAGCCACATTTTTAtagacccccacacacacacacaaacaggggtGTTTGACGCAGACATGAGTAATTACCAAAATGATCCCATTTCCTGTTAATACGCTGTagtacattaaaaaaaacatacagtatgttctctGAATTAGACATCACAATTAAGTGGATGTAATTTCCTTTAAAAGCCTCCCTCCCCCACAACTTGTAGCATATTCTCCTCTAAGTAATTATGTACTGATTAAGTATCAATTTGCCATGTGTTCCATAATTGTAAAAATAAATGGTAAggacaaaataacaaaagtgtGATGAAAGTTAGGAAAGGATCTCAAAACTAAGGGCTCTAATCAATCTGTATGCTAAAGCAATCCATGGTTTGGTTTAGTTTCCCCTGGCACCATTTCAACATGCCAgcgttttagcatttgtggcacaaatcccattagAGCCATGGGACAGATATTTGCATTTTTTGTACACCATGTCCAAATCATTGGCCCCGTGCCTTGAAaggtgccacaaatgctaaaacattaGGATGgtaagccagcagcataccaccctgcatcccactgctggcttgcttctgaagctaagcagggttggtcctggttgggaGACCAGGTGCTGCTGGTTAATGGTCCAGGTGCTGCTAGTTTATggttattctttatttaactaggcaagtcagttaagaacaaattcgtttatacaatgacggccaacatcggacgacgttgggccaattgtgttccgtcctatgggactcccaatcatggccggtaagagtaggggtgttaactccggtgtcctggctaaattcccaatctggcactcattttttttttttttcatttcacctttatttaaccaggtaggctagttgagaacaagttctcatttgcaactgcgacctggccaagataaagcatagcagtgtgagcatacaacaaagagttacacatggagtaaacaattaacaagtcaataacacagtagaaaacgaagggggggtctatatacaatgtgtgcaaaaggcatgaggaggtaggcaaataattacaattttgcagattaacactggagtgataaaagatcagatggtcatgtacaggtagagatattggtgtgcagaagagcagaaaagtaaataaataaaaacagtaaggggatgaggtaggtgaaaagggtgggctatttaccaatagactatgtacagctgcagcgatcggttagctgctcagatagctgatgtttgaagttggtgagggagataaaagtctccaacttcagcgatttttgcaattcgttccagtcacaggcagcagagtactggaacgaaaggcggccaaatgaggtgttggctttagggatgatcagtgagatacacctgctggagcgcgtgctacggatgggtgttgccatcgtgaccagtgagctgagataaggcggagctttacctagcatagacttgtagatgacctggagccagtgggtctggcgacgaatatgtagcgagggccagccgactagagcatacaagtcgcagtggtgggtagtataaggtgctttagtgacaaaacggatggcactgtgatagactgcatccagtttgctgagtagagtgttggaagccattttgtagatgacatcgccgaagtcgaggatcggtaggatagtcagttttactagggtaagcttggcggcttgagtgaaggaggctttgttgcggaatagaaagccgactcttgatttgattttcgattggagatgtttgatatgagtctggaaggagagtttgcagtctagccagacacctaggtacttatagacgtccacatattctaggtcggaaccatccagggtggtgatgctagtcgggcatgcaggtgcaggcagcgaccggttgacctaatcatccccagtttacaattggctcacttatcctcctcttccctgtaactatttcccaggtcgttgctgtaaattagaatgtgttctcagtcaatttacctggtaaaataagggtaaaataaaataaaagcatGTGGAAACAGTACCAAGGAGACTAAACCGAAGCATGAATTTCTGTCATAGCTTGTCTATAGACTTAGAGGGTAAAGAAACCaatgttttattttgtaaaggtaatttccaattgagccgaAATATACAGTGTTTACGGTTAATGTGTTCTCCGCTAATGCAAGAACAGGAACATTCGCTTGAAAAAAATGTATCACGCTGCAACACTAAACGTCCGCAATGTGGAACAGCTGCTCAATGATATGACAGCTCCAGTTGCACCTCCGACATCACCTTAATGAAAAACAATGATATACTATAGAATTGTCGTTTACTGCGGGTTAAtgctgatctgattgaatctaggcttACGGCATTCTTTGGTAACGTAtgtcggctcaattggaaattCCCTTTACATTTCAATTGCGCTGTAGCGGGATCTTCAGCGCTATGGATTGCACATAGCCCTATTAACTGCGTtcgagctgtcaaatccacaagtggctcctGGCATTACCTATCAACGACATTGCCATTGGATGCACCAAGACGCATCAGTAAAAATCCCATGCAGCCGCGTTACAAAGTTCGAACACTGGCATGTTGATTAGGCTGATATGAATCCCTTTTTTTTTCGTTTAATGGTTTTAAATTAGTGTCATTATTTATATATAGCCTTCTGAACTTCTAACGTGGGTGGGATAGGACGGTTGTGGTTTCGTGACAATGACGACAGGAGCAGCTGCTCACCAATTTGACCAACCTGGACTCGGGTATACGTAACATTGTAAATGAAAATCCGTCACACTCAAATTAGtacatgttatgtttggtatgtattaatttgtggatgtccatcatccatttcgtatgatatgttacgaattacaatttgttgtcgctaacgttagctaggttagGGGTTAAGATTAGGAGTTTGGTtaaagggttgaggttaggggaagggttagctagcaTTCtatgtagttgcaaagtagctaaaaattagtttcaaagttgctaattagctaaaatatcCAAGTTGTCTGTAAtgagatttgaacacgcaacctttgagTTGTTAGATGTACACATTATacacccaccctgaccaaccaccctacttttgtttttgccttaaggaACCTTCTTTctaatgtaaccataccaaatgtaacatgaATGCCATGGATTTACGTtgactatgttacgtctagtctgagaccagcctgatttgacagctctaaaCGCACCTCTGACACCACCTCAACAAAAGCAATGAAAAGCTATGTATGTGGCTAACAAGGGTTAACGCTGATCTGAATTAATCCTGGCCTAAACCCTATATAGCGTTCACCCATTCCTCTTTCTCAGATTGGAAGGAATTGCAGGCCTATACATTCCCCAACAATATGTGTAATACAAAAACCACAAGaaggtggtatgctgcaggaCTCAATTTGATTCAAGTTTTTGGGAATATGGGTTCTTCTCGTGTCTTCCTCAACACAACTGTATAATGCATTATTGAACAGATtacatcccaaacggcaccctattccttacagtgcactacttacagccctggtcaaacgtaatgTACtcaatagggtgccatctgggactgACTGTCTGAAGGATGACTCGGCACCATCACCCAGCTGCACTGCCATCAAAGAGCTATAATAGCCTCATACGTTTTAATACAACCCAACATGAAGTCATTTAGAACACTTCCCTCCTCAGCAAGCCCCTAATTGTCGATGTTCCTTTTTCCGATGGATTAATTCAGCCGTGGGCATAAACAAAGGATCAACCCAGacaaatatttatttaaaaaggaGAAGAGTATCATTAACAAAGTCTGAATGCTGAATCCAAATAGCAAAGCTATGCTAAATGGGTTGAGTGGTGATGACGATCCTAACTTTGAGAATGGAAGAGCCAGGTTGTCTTTTTATGATAACTGTAATCTGTAGGCCTACATAGCAAAAACACTGTCGCTTTGTTTGTCATGTAAGAAGTTAAGTCAACTAAACAGGAACACCAGAATGTATTTACAGCAAGCCTACAGAGATAAAGGCTCCTTTAACCATCAAAAGGATTGACAATGGCAGTACATCTTCCATACTGAATGTCAATACTCGACAGTGGACTCCTTTCTTATAGCCTCGTTCGACCATCCTGATCTTACATTTTGGTGGACCAGGCTACATTTCCTATGCACTTTTCCAAAACCCTTTATCTTGATCTGAAAAGATTAGATAGTTGAAAGAAACATGGCAGATACGGCCAGTGCCAGTGTTAAGCAGGAGCCAATTGCTAAAATGGGGGCCAATGAAGGTATTCTTGGAAGAACCTAACTGCCCAAAATAAGTGACTGTGGATGGCTAGAGAAGCTGAATGAGGGGTACTTAAGGCCTAAAACAAAGGCGTCAAAGACCAAAGCTACAGGTGTATCTGGTGCACTGGCAAATGAGCTTTGAATTGCCCTACGGatttcaacaggtgagtgctacAGCTGATATTAAAGGAAGAACAAACTGTGTGCCTGCTTGAGATGTAGCGTTTCTCACTTATAAGCCAAAGACACTGAGAAGATCTGAGCAGAGTGAATTGAGATCTGAACAACACGTGAACTATATTGCCTTCGCCAATAGGTGAGACACCAACTCCGCTCTCTCCACAAATGTGATTTAGCTTTTTCCACTCAAGTGTTCCATACTGTAAAGTTGTAAACAAATTTGATGATTCATTATCAATCATTTGAAAAAGTTCAGTAACCTTAGAATCCAAAACCCTTCAACACCTTCTCAAAGTAAAAACAAACCTGCACTGACAAGATGGACTTGACTAAACCACTAAATAATTTCCAAGCCACATTTCAGACTATATGAGTCTAATAGTCAATCTGTGTTTTCATGATTGATATCCAGGAACCACAGGGACAAGTGTTTTAGGGCCACCTACTGGAAATTGCTTGAAATTACACAGGCTACAAATAAACAAAAGATTGTTCAATTAGTTTGAATTGTGCTAATTTGGTAAGCAAAGGCTTCAATGGATTTCATGAAAGAGAGATGCTCTCACTGATTTAACAGGGTCATTTTATCAAAGTTTATTACTGTACCATGGGCCATCGCCGCAGTTGACGCCTCATTCTGCCCAATGTAACCCTGGGCAGTTATAAACAGAGCAAAACCTGAATCCTGTTTTCCGCTCGAGGCTGGAGTGTAAGGACCACAAAAGCTAATTAAAAAGGGATTTAAATCTTTATTTAGCCTAATACAGTACCATGGTTAACCTTAATCCAGTGTCAACTGTGAGAACTCTGGGTCGGACATGATTGGAGAAACTAGCCGACAGCTTGTGGTGTAAATTTTGGGGGCGAAACCCTTACGCAACAAAGAGGGAAGTCGCGTCTGTGGCAATGGGCCCAGTACTAAGCACTGCACTACCAACCTCATAGGGGAAGTGTTGACATACACATACAATGATTACTTTTCCCACTTCATCATAAATAAAACTAATAGTACATCTGAACCCCTTTTAAGAATCTTAAGATACAATATGTCTGATTGAAGGAAGGGGTCTTTAAATATTGATGCTTGGTTTTAGAGAAGTAACATCTAACATAAATCTCTGGCCTTCCGTCTCTGCCCATCTGCGTCTGTCTGAGACAGCGTTGCTCCTTAAGCGTTGTAAGAGGAAGAGGAAACGTTGCCACCGTGGCCTGTCCAGTTGGTGTGGATGTACTTGCCAGGGTTTGACAGAAGTTCATACGTGTGTGCTCCAAAGTAGTCCCTCTGGGCCTAAagtgacaaacacacagagataaGAGTTGCCTCAGTAAAATGTTGTTTTATTCCTTCTATATGTTTGCCAATAAAGCGATGCAAGATGCCCACTCTTCTGCGAGAGCGCCAGAACAGCCCGGCTGGCACATAACGTTTTTGTAATGTTCTGCAACGTTTTCACAACTTTGTAAAACATTTCCTTGTTAGCTGGGCATATGGGTGGGCCTAAATGCTGCAGTATCCATTTAAATATGGTAGTTACATCACCGTCTTAGGGTCTTAAAGTCCACCCGCCTCCCCCTGCATCCAAACACACACTACCCTTAGCTAACATCCACACGTGACAAGACCGTTTTAATCTCTTTCACTTTGACATATGTTCTTGTAGGGGGAGCTTTGTGCCCTGAAGAGAGTGGTGTGTTGTGTCACTGAGTTGCTCCTTAAGCATGGTAAGAGGAGACGCTTCCACCATGGCATCCAATGTGTTGTTACCTGGAGGAGGTTAGCCGGGAGCATGTCGTGTCTGTAGCCGTCGTAGAAGGACAAGGCGGTGGTGAAACAAGGCATAGGGATCCCCTGCTGCACTCCAATGCTGACCGCCCGGCGCCACGAGTCCTACAGCCATGACAAAGACAAGCACACGCATGAGCAAAAGCACACAGAATAATCTCTAACCCTCTGGGATTTGGGAACATCATGGTGAATACAGTTATTTCAAGTTTATTAGACAAGATCATTGCAAAGCAATATGACATGAACACTTATAACCACATAATTAGATAGCTACAAggggtttatttatttaaaacGCAGAGACCAAATACAGTATAACTTTGTAAATGTTGCCCTGTCTTGGgccataccatgtacaacactgcAATTAAAATGCAGTATGAATAAGAAGCCCATGACATGTCATCTatattacaaaaacacatttccccCAATAACTAACAGCCCCATCATATTCTCCTTTTGTGGGCTGGGAAATGGTATGTATCAATATAGAGTCATTTTCAAAGAGGAAACAGCCGTGAGTGTGTGTTGCTAACGTGGCCACAAAGGGGTGGGCTTTCTTTCATCACTTCCTACTCCCCTAGGTACAGATtgaggatcagcttcccctccaccaatcctaaacttaacccttatggGGGGGAAAATGCTACAAATGACCCAAGTTCAGCATTTTAGAGCAAATTAACCCTACTCTCCTTTACTGTACCTGGCAGTCCTGTACGGCATTACTGAAGAAGGTATCCAACAGCAGATTCTGCAGCTCAGCATCCCTGTCAAAGGCCTCTTTGATCTTCCCCAGGAAAACACTGGAGaaaagagatggtgagagagatacTGGCATCATTACTCACCAAAcaaaacagacaaacagggagggactacaaGACCGTTTATTTTCATTTTCTGGTGCCAaacattttgctacagtgtgTACTAATGTACATGACCCAGGGTCACTGTTTTATTATCCCTGAAAAAGGATAAAACCATTTCAGACAGGAGTGTAAGGACCGATCTACTTTAGACGGCTCTGCCCTACTGACCAAGACCATATTCTCAGTTAAAACACATTGCACTTTGAAAAGTAATGTCGGGTGTAGTTTGGCACAGGGCTGAGAGACATTATGATGAATGGTTTCTGTTTGCTCAAGGTTTATGCAACATCTTTCCCACATTGCGCATTAAGACCAACATTTTCTCATTCTTGTATGGCTCTGATTCTCCAGGAATCCTTCTCTTGTTCATTGTGTTCAGCTGGCTGCACTACAATACTCTGTGGCAGCAAGAATAAAACAAATATGACTTGACACCAGAGTTAGGGTGATATCAAATTGAGTCAATTCAGGATGTAAACTGACATTCCAATTCAATAATTTACAAAAGGGCATCCATTATTAAATGACTTTACAAAACACTGAAATTGAGAAGCTAGTTATTTCAAAAGTTTCTTTTTTTACTGACTGCAACCCTGATTAGGAGAGACATTTCCTCATTCTTGTCCCACTCCGATTTTCCAGGAAATCTTATCTTACATTCCTTGTGGCTTCGtcaaccctgccttacaacactCTGTGGCAGCAAGAATAAAACAAATGGCTTCACACTGTGGCCACACGTTCGTAAATGGAGCTCTGACAGCCTTTTAATGATGATGGTAT of the Oncorhynchus kisutch isolate 150728-3 linkage group LG17, Okis_V2, whole genome shotgun sequence genome contains:
- the sst6.2 gene encoding somatostatin 6 — its product is MIMRVLVSLVPFVLMVWCGQETTALPIEDNLGLQHNRELTVEQRDLLKTLSGLNELTSKYMYLDQQLHRELQDRSLRAQVPAKVRFPCKKLFWKTFSSC